In Cryptomeria japonica chromosome 1, Sugi_1.0, whole genome shotgun sequence, the sequence TCGACTGAAGAGCACTCCAAGTTGTGGCAAGAAGGAAAGGTTTTGGATGCCCCTGGGCTATCCTTTGAGGTCAAGGTGCATGTTCGGTTGCACCCTCCTCCTAGTGAGAAGGTGATGGAAACCACCCTCCTCCTAGTGAGAAGGTGATGGAAACCACTGTGGGGGTATACTCCATTGTGGTTTGTGGTTCCCCTTGCAATGAAAAAATAAATCAGAAGCTTAAAAAAAAACGGTAGAACTATTCATTCCAGTCCTGCTCCTCATCAGAGCCCTTTGGCTAGATTTGGTTTCAAACTGCCTTGACTGTTGGTTTGGTTTCTTTTGGTTCATTGGATCTACGCGTTGGCTTTCACTTTCTTCCTACTAaatgacaaaaaataatgcacCCTTTTTTCAGATGCTATTATATACTTTACTGAAATAATCTCCATAGACTACCCAATCAATATTGATTAAATCTGTCACCTAACAGAGCACTAGACTCATCTGTTATGTCTTTTTATCAACATAGATCTAAAAGTTTAGTTATAACATAGATGTAGAGGAAAAGATATAAAACAGATGTAAAGGCTGAGTTATCAACAAAAACAAAGCCGAACACATTAATCTGGCAGCAAAGAATCTGAAAGAAAGCAGCACAGTGTGGATGAAGTGCCAGTATTCTTCATCTTGAAACTCCACAATTTATAAACAATTCATTCCTAATTTCAAGCCAGCCAACTTCGTTAATTACGTTGTTCATTTGTCTCAAGATCTGAGACATCCATCTTGTCAGATTCTCGTCATTCTCGTTCCAAGGAATAAATGCAAACCTCTAATAACATCATAAATTAGGAAAATGATACTTCTGAATGAAGAGATTTTCAATCGTTAAATCCAATCCCTCAAATTGGGATTATACCATAAAATTTACTTCAGTTCTGAAATCTAGTGTTGGAAAagcaatttgtatttttcaatctGTGGACTTTTCCATGATACAAATTGTCTGTTTTCATGAAGAACTATAGCACCAAttgtaaaaagaaaaaataaagcagGAAATGTGAATGCTTTGAAGCATTTTCTGAAAAGCGCTCTTCTGTTGAAAACATCTTTCAATAAATGCCAATCTGATGCGTAGTTGTAGATGCACAACCTCCTATGGGTATAGTTTGTTCTCTATTCATCTTTAGAGAACAAAGGTATTGGAAATATTCACCAAGGTATTATTCCCCATTCAATACATTGTATTTCACCACTTCTTTGTGCCATTTCCCAAGAGAGCATGCAAATCAACTCCTGAGATGTTTGAGATCCCAGCCCCAAACGTCTGAGTGACATTTGCTTTGACAATGGGCTTTGCAAACAAATGTTCACAAACTGATTTAGAAAAGTACATATACAAACCAAGAAGAAATCCTTAGCATAATTTGATATTGGGAAAGTTGCAAGCAAATATAGTAATGCCAGATTGGAATCCAATTTCTGTCATAACTGGGGCCAACTAGCCAAGATTTTAATAGTCAGGAATCACTAGCTTACATTCTAATTGTCTTTTTGCTGTTCCATGCATTATTTTTTTTGAAGTTGAGAATCATAGACCAATAATTTCAACCTTTGATAAAGCATTGTAAATATACTTCAATGCATAGTTGGAAAGCCCACACTGACTTGCCACAATTCAACGTGACTCACAAGTCCGAATTTGCAATGCATAAGCCTccaagactgtaatgtccccttcctattCTGCCTTAAATTTTTCAGTTTTAACCCATCGGCATTTCGTCAAACAGTTTGTACGCAAAGTCTGAATTTGTTTTCTGAGTTCTGATTGGGGGTTTGAGGGTTTATgttttgatgcaaatgttgataggagcatacAAGTGAAAGAGCAATATTGCATAAACATGTACAACAACTTATTTCAATGAGAGACCATTTGATTACTTCTAATCAGATCTGGGTACATTCGTTTCCGGGTCTGATATAAACGTTTTCAGACTGAAATAGCAAGAGAAAAGTACATCACATGCACACAACTGTAACTGCATATTTAATCCTTAAATACAATTGCATATAATAATTCATAGGGCGTGTAATGAGAGTTCCTGACCTCTTAAAGCAGCCAGTACACAGGTAATGTGTTAACTTATTATTCATTTCCTATGGTAATTATGTCAAACACTTGGTGTACAATCCAATGAGTCTCAGTTTgctaatatatataaattatacagCTTGAATATCAAGAGAAGGCAAACCCAGATCAGAAATTAAAACAATAATAGCTGCTTCCAACATCCAAGTTTACTCCTCCCACTAAAGCTGATTGAATACGTGAAATCCCCATCATAAATGGCCTATACAGGGACATAAAGTGGCACAAATTAACAGCGATAAGGATTAAAATTTTTGAACCTGGTAAGCTCGTCTATCTCCTCTTGGCTGTTCGATATCAGTCTTCTCTCTTGGAAAAACCCTTGCTCACAGAATACTTGATACCTAAGTAATGCATAATCTCATTCCATGCCGTGGTAGCTGAATGATGATGCCACATTCGCCATTCACTCTGCTGTCAATGCCAAGCTGTGATGACTAAACTCATCTCGTAGCTTTTTTAACTACTTCACAATGGTTGTATATGCCCACGCACAGATACGAATACTCGGCAATGTAACCTGCGTTGAGCCTTCTCTCTTCCACGATTCCTTCACTGAAGTCTCTTCAACGCAGCACCTTTGTGTTCCCAAGGGGTGTCGTCCTAGGGTTAGGAGAAATACGCAGGTCACGCTTCAGGAGTAATCTCGGTAAAAAGAaaataatgtgaatgaagaaagccTTCCAAAAACCCCCGATATCATCTTATATTTGGCCTTTACTTTCATCGAACCAAATCAAGTAATAATAACATTTTGTACTAATATGTTCTAAGAGTCCCGATGCCTAAAATAATTTTCTTGTAAAACTCCTATATGCTCCTCAAATATTTGCCACTTTTCAAAACCATcaacattctcattttgtaatatTTTGGATGGACTCATCTTCTTGTAAGGGGTAATTGATTTCATCAGGTTTGTTTGAGAATTCACTTGTTAAAGATAGCTTGATAATTAGCATGACATATCCTATACAAAGGGACATGAATAACTGGCACAACAAAGGGACATGAATACTTAATCTTCACCACTAATGTCATGAAATTAGAGTATTATGCAACTATTTCAATGTCAAAATCTATTTGTATGAAAGCTCTTTATTTGGAGCACCTGAATTCTTCAAAAAGATGTAAACATTAACACAATAGTTTTTCAGATCAGCACTCAAATGTAATTTATGTAGATTGGTATTTTCTAGTTAAGCAGTCTTGTACAAGACAGTTATATTAGTTGCCTTGCAGCTGAAAGAAATCTCATAGATCTTGATCTTCAATTCAACTTATCAATGAAATTTATATGATGCTTAACCTAGTGCAAATCCAAAATTCCATAATATATTTCTTCAAATCGCCTATAAAATCCTTCCAATTTGCTATAGAATGCTCTAATGTTGTGTTGTGTGTTCAACATGGCCTAATAGGGCTCATAAAGGATAAACTCCACATTTCTATGTGtttttccaccttttcttttcgcATTTGCGGCATATTTGTGGCACAAGTTAAACTTTTGAACTTGGTGAAAACTCAACAAGTACTTACCAGAAAACTCACCAAACTCTATCAAAAACTTGGCACAAAAATCAAGGAGTTAAACTCACAAAAACTCAGCCCTAAAAAATCTTGGTGAGTGCAAACTATGTTAGCAATGCAATAGATAGATCAACACAAGTCAATTTGGATAACAGAAATCAGAATATATAAAGCTAGCAATAAAATTTTGCAAGGTGATGCTTCTGGTCAAGACACCCTCTTAGTAAATAAGTTAGGAGTTAGATATTAATTTCAATAAACACCTCTGTAAACCAAAGTTTGTTGGTTAGGTAAATAGTTAATAGCTTAACACCTATTGTAATGTTTGTTTGCGACTCATGTAAAATGTTTGAAGACTATTTAATAATAACTTTTCTGCACAAGTTCAATAGCAATTTACTTTAAATTACATGTACTTTCTTCTTATGTATCTGAATTCAAGTTTAGTTTAGTAAAGGAATAAAGCATTCAGAGCTTGatctttgaatttatttaaatcgcAGAAGAAATAAGCCAACTACAGGTtgtttttgattgaattttttaattttaattttaatcacATTGTTATTAATAATAGTTTGAGGCAGTGATCACTTTATCTCAATTTGATCCCAACTAATAGGAGGGTACCTTAATTGCATTTACAAGTTGTCAATTAAATGTCATTcctattttttttaattctatttttctttttctggatttttcctCATCATTTCCTTACACTACTCTCAAACTTCTATAATTAacattttaattttctttattcTACAGGTTCATAAAAGAGAAGTTGAAAACAATCAAAAGCGGGTTCAACTACTAGACAGCTTGAAATACTATTCACATACCTATAATTTTTGatcttatttttgttttttaaataattagTTAACTGTCTTTTACAACAAACATTCGATATTATCCTTTCTTTTTGAAAATGCAAATTTTGTGCACTCTTCAGATACATTCAGAACAAACATTGTATTAGACAAACATATTTTCCAAACTATCACTTTATGCTAGTTTTGAAAACCCGTTCTTAGAGCACTACAACCACTTATCATTTTTACAACGAATTTCACTTGTAAACTGtttttgaaattatattatatcatgaaaagaaaaaaattatcatgTTTATGTGTCGTGTACTTGAAATGTATATTTGTTCACTGGACATTTTTTATGTTTGGCTGATCAAAATGTTTAAAAAGGATTTGAGAATGGAAGATAGAGAATGGAGAGTAAAGACTTTGCAGGAGAGAGTGGAAAATAAAGGCAATAATGTGCATTTTGTGGTTCAATTAAGTCTTTGATATAGGGATATTGGAGTTCAATGAAACTTACAATACACAATCACTGatttataaaatgtaatattaattaCTTAGGGGTAGCGTACAGGTATTTTGTGCATGTTCTGAATGTGTTCAGTTTATTATTTATTAGAATTTTATAGCTGACAGCACCCAGAGGTGCTAGAGATGGTCAAAACTAAGAATTGCGTGTGTCAAATTCAAATATAGTGAACATTTCGCCAAATCTTAAATCATTAAGTGAACATTATACAGTGGAGAAAAGTGAAACAATAAATTGCACAGTAAACATTTGAAATATTAAAAGAATAGAGTATACATGCATAATCTGTAACATAAATTATATAGTATTAAAACAAGCTATGGATTTGACATCGTAAAGGTTTttgtatttatatattataatttggAAAATAGTTGAAAGTGGATACTGGGTACAAAAATGATAACTAGTTGTAGTTTGCTATGAACGAGTCTTGAAAAGTACTATTAAATGGCAATTTGAAAAGTATCATAGGCAATGTTGTGCCTGTTCTAGATACAGGTAAAGATTGGACAAGATTTATACTTACAAAAAGCAAGCATGGCGTCAAATGTTTGTAGCAATCATTTGGGAACTGTTGATGAAGCTTCAAGGttcctgttatgtaggatctctactcgtggataagctctttgtggtatgatgtgattttgctggaatcacaaggggacttacacttgacgacctaaacgtctgatttgctttgaatattgctggaacacaggatttcactagcctagattttgaaaaaagaaaaaaggatgagggcgaggaaaggatctaattctgacactaagaatgtaagagcaatgaatgacctttgatgaaattctaactaagtcttgttttgacatcccaggaccatctccacaaggttagtgcgatctttggaggaaagctttatgatgttcaaatcatcactacaggcatagacaccatcaggctaatgcatgtcaatgaagaagcgacaattgaagttaagctcaagctgaatgattccagttgactacacaaggcaagtctgcaatcaacaaactgctagtagtatggatatacaaatttcaccatcaatcaaacacatttcttccactcatctaataacatgaaatcaaatctgagaaatatagagaccatgcaaattgttgaatcgacccatagatttcaccatttcttcaatgaagttttacaagccttttacaacaacatcttggcaacaatctttgccttctctttctattctactctaattgctattctatcaattgactattcactatttctaactattcacctcctatcaactattgactaactattctaTGACTATTGACTAACTAGTCCctgactattgactaactattagcctttacaaatgaagagctagggcttatatagtgccctcaatacaattcaatggctcagatcaacttgagatcaatgaccgagattttacaatgaaaaccctaattagggtttgttacaacaaacttaattctgaccaataaaataattgcattatttggacacatgtcttctctggaatattcgaccaatggatagtcggggtaggtacatcgaagttagtgccatctcTTGATGAAtcgggtacattgaatctggacacgctgaggtggaccaatccgaatggaggagtgatgattgggatgccaccttgtcaaacacttggttgatgccaatttggtAATGCCTTCCttgaaatgctggactggaagatagaTAGAGAAGGTCGTCCTTAATGATGTTGGACTGGGGGAGATCGTCCTTGTCctgacttgatcttctttgatgagggtctGCCAAGTAGTtgatcctccggctttgggggtcatcatttgatgcctacacaaaagattaaagttagtctttgagtaTAATATTTTATAGCATAGGATCTAAGACCTTTCAAGGGAGCATATTAGACTTTAATTTGAAATTGACAAAATAAATTCAAAAGttctaaattttcaaattaattatgaatagaAATTAGATTTTAAAAGACTGCTATGAAATCAaaacaagtcttgaataagaacttcaaaaaggattcttcataccttctcctttgaaagcctaactatgaaccttgaaaaatgaagaaagaagatcagattttgctggataaggattgaattgtggtcttcctttggatgaattacgcctcaatTAGCCTTCAAAAAGCTTCGCCTTCCactagtttctcaaaatctggaaattcgccttcaaacaccttccaaaatctggaaattatcctccaacttgctcaatttcgcacctccaaatatgctcttcaagttcgcatgagagataatgaAAGAATGATTTGAATATGCTACAatacacctcccttatatagggcgctcaccttgatttccctcaaggccgacttggcaaatagggaataaaataaaataaaactcctcTCAAAAGATGGCCGACTTGTTTGtagcatagttttaaaactcgcggactcgccacggactcgcgagtccatgggagccacgagtcgactcgccaagacTCGCTCAAAAGATGGCCGACTTGTTTGTAGCATAGTTTTAAAACTcacggactcgccacggactcgcgagtccatgggagccacgagtcgactcgccaaggactcgcgaggcgagtcctggcgagtccatctgaaagactcgcgagtcttttgcaaggactcgcgagtctttcaaatGGACTCGTGCGACCCAGAAAAaatgtcatgcaagctttaaaattgagtttaacatgtgaaaaaatttggtctctccgtcaggattcatatatggaatataacatttaagtataagaaagaagaaacttatactttaagttatactccatatatatactgtcaggatgtttgagagtggtttcggacctccaggagttataatgcaaaatctagtttttggaggattcttcaattttccagacttagtcacatttcaggatcaggaagacattctagacttagccaaatttcagggcatttgaagatcaggatgacattccaaactttaagttatattccatatatactgtcaggatgtttgagagtggtttcggacctccaggagttataatgcaaaatctagtttttggaggattcttcaattttccagacttagtcaaatttcaggatcctttggcgatgccccttgaccccaacttgggggcgttgcccccaaacccccgtcaaaaaatatagggggaaattgcgccgatggaagtagggaaaatttaacctccgagtctgattaggttccatataaaagcataattagcattgaagaaatcttggtattatacattttagagttggaagtttgaaactatgagtatgtgacatgtgtaatgtttcaattatggctcttatgttctctaaatgcattaatttctttatgtttttttgtaaaactacggttttttttttttgccgagtccttgccgagtctttcacgagtctttcacgagtccgagtccgagtccaaatttttggttttccgagtccgtggcgagtccgagtttttcaactatggtttgTAGAGGCACAATAATGATTTTTGAGCGCTCaagcataattttttaatttttaaattaattccaaagctcaaaggtagattttttaaattatttcaaggcctagaatttaattaattaaattgcaaaTGCCTTAATTCATGCGAACTTGATTTAGACtccccaaatgtcttgaatttggctaATTTAGTGAAAATTGAGGAATATCAAGGTTTGATCAAGGCTTAATGAAGGCTCTTTGCttcttaggcacttaaatatcCAAAGTGATGAAGGCCTaaattatttcaagacttgtttgaaTTCTCATCTAGGCTAGTTTGCTTCATGAATCAAAATCTTCACAACCTAGGTTTGCCATCACAATTTTGCATTTTGCCTTCAACTTAGCCTAAACAAGGTGAAtaataggtgttttcaagaatttcaccctggaccctctggaagggtcaggagtgaatttcccTCTTGGCTTCAACATTTGCATTCTTAGCAttccaattccacttcaaggcaattcaaatgtcttctcacacccatgtctaagcttggtctagtccaatctttggaagaaaagataggttttaggatttccaccctagaccctctggaagggtcaggagcgaaaatcatgttctagtCTTGATTGCTTCTTCTTGACAATTTCAATTATCTTCAAAATGCAAAACACTCTTCctcacacccatccaagccataaaaacTAAAAATTTGCTTTGACCTTGCAAGGAAATAGGtgcttttaggaatttcgctctggaccctttggaagggtcaggagcaaaattcaccatcttgaccaaaatccttcatttttcaccttgaaacctctttgccaagtgggatttcatctttcattgtgcTAGGAATAgaatttcatgtccaagaaaggctcaaaaatgtgtttataaggaatttcgctctggaccctttggaagggtcaagagcgaaattgcctttcctggccagaatccttcattttcatgaCTTCTAAACATGCCTAAGGGTTTGAAtatgctcattcttcctttcatgatgccttagactcctcaatttgaccaaacaaggcaagaaatATCCCTcatagagattttcgctctggaccctttggaagggtcaggagcgaaaattaggttttaagcaaaATCCTTCATCCTTCAAAGTTGAAACTTCTTTAGGAGGCAAAAACAAGCGATTCTTCTTCCCTTCATGTcaaaaacttgaccttcttcattGCAAAATAAGAGCCTTTTGGGAATTTCGcccaggaccctttggaagggtcaggagcgaaaattctttcttggccaaaatcttgttcttcaaaatcaatcaaactccctctcaaggcaaaacatacccattcatctcccatcaagccaacgcctagccaaaataaggaggaaaacaagagttataaagattttcgctctggaccctttggaagggtcaggaaccaAAATTCTttcttggccaagatcctgacttcattttcacatttcttcattcaaacaagcgttttttaccttcattcaagcctgggaatgcattagctctaggttttggtcaaagtagaatgtcctatggaaaatttcgctctggaccctttggaagggtcaggagcgaaattcgctttggaccctttgaaagggttaggagcgaaatttgactttttgaactctccgtcaggatcattttatgaaatataacatttaagtataagtgacatactttaagttatattccatatatactttcacgatgtttgagagtggttttggacctccaggagttatattgcaaaatctattttttggaggattcttcggttttccagacttagtcaaatttcaggatcaggacattccagacttagccaaatttcagggcatttgaagatcgggatgacattccagactttatcactcaccagcttgacctagctcggacctccAAGAacgatactcactcaccaagcaagacacaattaacaacaagagcaaaaccaggccctaaggaagattctcaaggaaaccctaattttgggaccctgcggactcaccctggctcaagcaaagcctgtaatccaacgatcccctcgacggcactcatcctgcaaaggctaacagacaaaaccctaaaagacctagaaaacaaaccctagaaagcaaaaaaagtaggggtcaccatttgcaatggggcgatgtgtgaatacgtcacaacaggaacCTGTAAAATTAACAAAATAAAGATATTAATTATTAAAGTTGGAGAGCAAGTGAAATGTGCAAATGTACATGAACAATGCTGATATCACATATGCATTgtagatatttttttatttatttttaatatgcaTTGTAGACATTATTCCTATGTCAAGTTACATTA encodes:
- the LOC131040349 gene encoding uncharacterized protein LOC131040349 isoform X1, giving the protein MDRADFMRLRFSSSVKWILTTPSTRPLPSCVGYLLHRATFKFPHTYCSRLSFAQGNVLVSTHLLLKASNDDPQSRRINYLADPHQRRSSQDKDDLPQSNIIKDDLLYLSSSPAFQGRHYQIGINQVFDKVASQSSLLHSDWSTSACPDSMYPIHQEMALTSMYLPRLSIGRIFQRRHVSK